In one Rhopalosiphum padi isolate XX-2018 chromosome 3, ASM2088224v1, whole genome shotgun sequence genomic region, the following are encoded:
- the LOC132926851 gene encoding uncharacterized protein LOC132926851, with protein sequence MQIINMYKPIRPRRNSLPSNVHRSKTKNLPKAESSPTKNSKVIHESKKPKSKTPICVKQLNYNESHTKNVRKFMDHSLSDGDEIIDDKANFHKVAKNNQIIKDKRPHMLCSQPIDTPNRYLQEVPLHHSPPSYESPQKYGPYKKFKEDDIEQLVIEKYALLKQLMNIDERCSSPNGDNFYAGAKFNNCPSPGDLPLPPMQWLNSCQAQAKSMRQKSPLIFNITI encoded by the coding sequence atgcaAATCATCAATATGTACAAACCAATTCGTCCAAGGAGAAACAGCTTACCAAGCAATGTACATagaagtaaaacaaaaaatttacctAAAGCAGAATCCAGTCCAACTAAAAATTCTAAAGTGATTCATGaatcaaaaaaacccaaatcAAAAACGCCTATTTGCGTTAAACAGCTTAATTATAATGAATCACATACAAAGAATGTTAGAAAATTTATGGATCATAGTTTGTCGGATGGAGATGAAATTATAGACGATAAAGCAAATTTTCATAAAGTAGCTAAAAACaaccaaataataaaagataaaagaCCTCATATGTTATGTTCCCAGCCTATTGACACTCCGAATAGATATCTACAAGAAGTGCCATTACATCACTCTCCCCCATCCTACGAATCCCCACAAAAATATGGTCCTTACAAGAAATTTAAAGAAGATGATATAGAGCAATtggttattgaaaaatatgcccTGCTCAAACAACTCATGAACATCGATGAACGATGCAGCTCACCTAATGGTGATAACTTTTATGCTGGTGCCAAATTCAATAATTGCCCGTCTCCTGGAGATTTGCCATTGCCACCAATGCAATGGCTTAACTCTTGTCAAGCACAAGCAAAATCCATGCGGCAAAAATCACCTCTTATCTTCAACATAACTATCTAA